In Chrysemys picta bellii isolate R12L10 chromosome 3, ASM1138683v2, whole genome shotgun sequence, a single genomic region encodes these proteins:
- the LOC101939778 gene encoding serine/threonine-protein kinase PDIK1L-like, with product MATEAKYNIVREVGRGSYGVVYEAVVSQTRNKVAVKRMHCNVPENVELALQEFWALQSVQSQHENVIQLEECVLQSGQVFQPISRQYRKSDSHLLLIETCLKGRRCMDPKSACFVWFVMEFCDGGNMNDFLLSRTPDSQLNNSFMQQLSSAVAFLHRNQIVHRDLKSDNILISHSPGGPVVKVADFGLSKICQGKVNVNQHCFSSACGSNFYMAPEVWEGRYTAKADIFALGIIFWAMVERITFRDGDSEKELLGTYICQGKQLIPVGEALLENPNMELQIPLKNKKSMPDDLCRLLHDMLTFNPKERLDAFQLEIRIRRISYGKKRQRS from the exons ATGGCTACAGAAGCTAAGTACAACATTGTACGGGAAGTGGGCCGAGGGAGCTATGGGGTAGTTTACGAGGCAGTTGTCAGTCAAACCAGAAACAAAGTGGCCGTGAAAAGGATGCATTGTAACGTACCTGAAAATGTGGAACTGGCTTTGCAAGAGTTTTGGGCCCTGCAAAGTGTTCAGAGCCAACATGAGAATGTGATCCAGTTAGAAGAGTGTGTCTTGCAGAGTGGCCAAGTCTTTCAGCCAATCAGCCGCCAGTACAGGAAATCGGACAGTCATCTGCTGCTGATTGAGACCTGTCTGAAAGGGCGGAGATGCATGGACCCCAAGTCTGCCTGTTTTGTGTGGTTTGTGATGGAGTTCTGTGATGGTGGAAACATGAATGATTTTTTGCTGTCTCGCactccagattctcagctgaatAATAGCTTCATGCAGCAGCTGAGTAGTGCTGTTGCCTTCTTGCACAGAAATCAGATTGTGCACAGAGACCTGAAGTCAGATAATATTCTTATTTCCCATAGCCCTGGAGGTCCTGTAGTAAAG GTAGCGGACTTTGGCCTGAGTAAGATATGTCAGGGGAAAGTGAATGTGAACCAGCATTGCTTCTCGTCAGCCTGTGGGTCAAACTTTTACATGGCACCAGAAGTGTGGGAAGGTCGTTATACTGCCAAAGCTGATATCTTTGCCCTTGGGATCATTTTCTGGGCTATGGTAGAGAGGATTACCTTCAGGGATGGAGACTCTGAGAAGGAATTACTTG GAACCTACATCTGTCAAGGCAAGCAGCTTATTCCTGTTGGCGAGGCACTGCTGGAGAATCCCAACATGGAACTACAAATTCCTCTGAAGAACAAGAAGTCCATGCCAGACGATCTCTGCAGACTCCTGCATGACATGTTAACGTTTAACCCAAAGgaaagactggatgccttccaaCTAGAAATTCGAATCAGGAGAATCTCCTATGGGAAAAAGCGCCAACGTTCATAG